The following DNA comes from Sander lucioperca isolate FBNREF2018 chromosome 2, SLUC_FBN_1.2, whole genome shotgun sequence.
AATCACCTATTATTACCCAAAGCAGTCCTTAGAAACAGAAACCTGACCTAGCGATTGTATAAAAGTTGGGGCAACCAGACCTGTGAAACATCTGTAGCACAGGCCCTCCTCCTGAAGGTCCAATGTGTTTCATTCGCTCCTCCCAACCCTTAGTGGGACGGGTAAGCCTGGAGGGGTCTCTGCTGATGTGACTATCCACCTGCATGAGGAACAAACAGACTTTATCTAAACAACCCTGTTTATTAAAGATTTTCAAATTGTGTGATTACAATGTTTCTCTTTGTGTTAATGAGTTTAAGACATCTGACTTGTTCACAGTACAGCCCTTACCTTCTCCTTCAACTTAGCAGTGATTCTCCTCtgtctttcctcttcctctttttcccTGAGCTGTTTCTCCTGAAGCTTTGCCTCCACCTTTTGAAGATCCTGCAGAAAGGCAGAGACAAGCTTTGTATTTTACATAGTATAGTGACTTCTCTTCTAACATTAGCCTTTGTATTTATTCCaacatttggaaaaaaattgtaaaaacctCACGTCCCTTAAATACATCACAACCTCACATAACAACTGTGCTTTAGCGAGAAACCCCAGCCCTTGAAAGTGGTAACACCAGGCAAAACAGACTGGTGTTTCTCGGTATCTCTGTGATTCTCAGACTTCGTACCCTTTCAGTAAAGCGTTTGATGCCCTTTACTGCCTCCCTTCTCCTCTCGTCCATCTCCCTCTGTTCCTccgctctcctcctcctcccctgttcctcctcctcctctctcttcagtcGTAGCTGCTCCTCAACGGTCAGCTTCACTTCCAGCTGCCGCCGACGCTCTTCCTGATAAAACAGAAATCATCTTGATAAAGCTAAATATTTCTTGAGGGCACCAAAGATGCATCTAAATGATTTACCGCTACatcaatgtatgtatgtatgtatgtatatatgcatgtatatcGATTATCATGCTTAATGAATTCAGAAACACACAGATGAGTAAATACCAATACAGAAGCACTATCTTTGATGATAAATAACAACAACTACAGTAAAATTACTTttcacacacacccccaccttTGCCCGTCTCCTCTTTTGTATCTCCTCAGCCAgcctctgctcctcttcctgttcctccttccttcttttctcttccttcCACACCTCCAGTCGCTGTGccgcctccctcctctcctcctcagtccttgaacagaagaggaaagaacacacaaaaacagatatGTCACCAAAACATGTTGGGTGCTCATCAGATCTGGGGGGATCTTATGACTTGTGTGTGATTTTAACGGCTTTAGCCATGGAATCAATGTCTGCGCCACCTCgtctttctatttttttattctattctgcTCTACCTCTGACTCACCTGTGTTGGTGGACCTGGCTCTTGGCCTCCTTCTCCCTAATTCctgcctcctccacctcctcctgacTCTGTATTCTGGTCTGGCGTTCCTGATGTTTGCTGGCCTTCCACCGCTGAATAGCCTAGGTATGGTATGAAGACAAGtagcaaaaatgaaaactggaaaCTATTTAGTGTACCACAGCTATCAAACAGCTTATTTTGAGCTCCTGGCTAGGGCATGTTTATACAGAATAAAGACAGATCTAACTGAAGTTAATGGAATACAAGTATACAAGCAATATAGGCATACTATTGGAAACCCATCAATTTATAGTAAAGGTTGAACTATATTGTTCATACAACCTGGTGGAGTGAACAaggtaaaatgtgttttttttattttttttattctgacaACTAAAAATGGCACGATCTGGATTAAATTCACTTAACGTATTTTGCTTTTTCTTTATCTTCATCTTAACATGCCAGTTCTTGTGATGCTGTTGTGACTGTTGGGTTTACCAAATGAGGTTTGCTTTCCTTTTGCGCTCATACATGTTTtgtctctacctctctctttctgtcctgtAGGTAGATCAGCTCCTGATGCCAGTCCTCATGTTGCTCTATCTCTTCCAATGTTTTACTAGGAAGGTACAGTTTGACCTCTTTCCTGTAGGCTGGTTGTCCACTGTGCTTTGTCCAGACCTGTAAATCAAACAGATGAGAGTAAGTCAGACAGGGATCTTTGGCCTGGCATCTGCTGAAGTTGTCTGAAGCAAAACATTGAACTCTGTTAGTTTAAGGAGTGGTGTTCAGTGACGTGTGCGCAATGATCTGCAAGTGGAAGGTGGCAGAAGAACAAGATGTTTCATTACAACAAGTTATCAAGACAGAATAACAATAATGTCTTACTTTAAGGAAGGCTTGGTGGTCATATTGGTCCCAGCCACCACAAGGGCCTCCGGTCTTCAGCAGGAAAGCCTCCAGTGCTCTGACCTCTGCAGGGAGGTCTCTGTCCAGGGGTTTGGtctaatgaaaaatataattttatgaATCATATGCTGCAAGGGTCAGAATTCTGGATGCATTTGGAAAAAATACACAGAGAACGAGATACATATTTTTCTGTCGACTCCTAACACTATGTAAAGCATATTATCAACACTTTCTTATGATTTcaaatagtttttttgtgttatttatgtTATTACACACTCAATACTCAAACACAAACTCTCCGTCTTCTTTTCATTGTACAACAGATGGACAACAGAGAAAATACCGaaaggaggaagatgaggagagGCAGACCTTAACAGTGGGAGCTGTGGGTAGTTTGGGCTCGGATTTGACAGCAAGGCTCACGTTTTCAATCTTCTTCTCATACGCAGCAATC
Coding sequences within:
- the LOC116056687 gene encoding coiled-coil domain-containing protein 112 isoform X6, producing the protein MHFVVIYCTMISCCVFLSLNTFEQGERDSSSDSVDQRLARQKAAQFLREAEKNRRQIEKLEKERTLTAQCRKNGWTDVPGELEEYEKVLEEERNAEKTNLQKQLVKIHNGVRKFQRQLIDVKPTPELIERLKEIMSEVEISINTLKKEQRSCFEELLKEERTCRQEIAAYEKKIENVSLAVKSEPKLPTAPTVKTKPLDRDLPAEVRALEAFLLKTGGPCGGWDQYDHQAFLKVWTKHSGQPAYRKEVKLYLPSKTLEEIEQHEDWHQELIYLQDRKREAIQRWKASKHQERQTRIQSQEEVEEAGIREKEAKSQVHQHRTEEERREAAQRLEVWKEEKRRKEEQEEEQRLAEEIQKRRRAKEERRRQLEVKLTVEEQLRLKREEEEEQGRRRRAEEQREMDERRREAVKGIKRFTERDLQKVEAKLQEKQLREKEEEERQRRITAKLKEKVDSHISRDPSRLTRPTKGWEERMKHIGPSGGGPVLQMFHRAVPTWRQGL
- the LOC116056687 gene encoding coiled-coil domain-containing protein 112 isoform X2, which produces MATLATTRCADKHCPGERDSSSVQQQLCTSPLVSSDSVDQRLARQKAAQFLREAEKNRRQIEKLEKERTLTAQCRKNGWTDVPGELEEYEKVLEEERNAEKTNLQKQLVKIHNGVRKFQRQLIDVKPTPELIERLKEIMSEVEISINTLKKEQRSCFEELLKEERTCRQEIAAYEKKIENVSLAVKSEPKLPTAPTVKTKPLDRDLPAEVRALEAFLLKTGGPCGGWDQYDHQAFLKVWTKHSGQPAYRKEVKLYLPSKTLEEIEQHEDWHQELIYLQDRKREAIQRWKASKHQERQTRIQSQEEVEEAGIREKEAKSQVHQHRTEEERREAAQRLEVWKEEKRRKEEQEEEQRLAEEIQKRRRAKEERRRQLEVKLTVEEQLRLKREEEEEQGRRRRAEEQREMDERRREAVKGIKRFTERDLQKVEAKLQEKQLREKEEEERQRRITAKLKEKVDSHISRDPSRLTRPTKGWEERMKHIGPSGGGPVLQMFHRAVPTWRQGL
- the LOC116056687 gene encoding coiled-coil domain-containing protein 112 isoform X4, which codes for MATLATTRCADKHCPGERDSSSDSVDQRLARQKAAQFLREAEKNRRQIEKLEKERTLTAQCRKNGWTDVPGELEEYEKVLEEERNAEKTNLQKQLVKIHNGVRKFQRQLIDVKPTPELIERLKEIMSEVEISINTLKKEQRSCFEELLKEERTCRQEIAAYEKKIENVSLAVKSEPKLPTAPTVKTKPLDRDLPAEVRALEAFLLKTGGPCGGWDQYDHQAFLKVWTKHSGQPAYRKEVKLYLPSKTLEEIEQHEDWHQELIYLQDRKREAIQRWKASKHQERQTRIQSQEEVEEAGIREKEAKSQVHQHRTEEERREAAQRLEVWKEEKRRKEEQEEEQRLAEEIQKRRRAKEERRRQLEVKLTVEEQLRLKREEEEEQGRRRRAEEQREMDERRREAVKGIKRFTERDLQKVEAKLQEKQLREKEEEERQRRITAKLKEKVDSHISRDPSRLTRPTKGWEERMKHIGPSGGGPVLQMFHRAVPTWRQGL
- the LOC116056687 gene encoding coiled-coil domain-containing protein 112 isoform X3; the encoded protein is MATLATTRCADKHCPQGERDSSSDSVDQRLARQKAAQFLREAEKNRRQIEKLEKERTLTAQCRKNGWTDVPGELEEYEKVLEEERNAEKTNLQKQLVKIHNGVRKFQRQLIDVKPTPELIERLKEIMSEVEISINTLKKEQRSCFEELLKEERTCRQEIAAYEKKIENVSLAVKSEPKLPTAPTVKTKPLDRDLPAEVRALEAFLLKTGGPCGGWDQYDHQAFLKVWTKHSGQPAYRKEVKLYLPSKTLEEIEQHEDWHQELIYLQDRKREAIQRWKASKHQERQTRIQSQEEVEEAGIREKEAKSQVHQHRTEEERREAAQRLEVWKEEKRRKEEQEEEQRLAEEIQKRRRAKEERRRQLEVKLTVEEQLRLKREEEEEQGRRRRAEEQREMDERRREAVKGIKRFTERDLQKVEAKLQEKQLREKEEEERQRRITAKLKEKVDSHISRDPSRLTRPTKGWEERMKHIGPSGGGPVLQMFHRAVPTWRQGL
- the LOC116056687 gene encoding coiled-coil domain-containing protein 112 isoform X1; its protein translation is MATLATTRCADKHCPQGERDSSSVQQQLCTSPLVSSDSVDQRLARQKAAQFLREAEKNRRQIEKLEKERTLTAQCRKNGWTDVPGELEEYEKVLEEERNAEKTNLQKQLVKIHNGVRKFQRQLIDVKPTPELIERLKEIMSEVEISINTLKKEQRSCFEELLKEERTCRQEIAAYEKKIENVSLAVKSEPKLPTAPTVKTKPLDRDLPAEVRALEAFLLKTGGPCGGWDQYDHQAFLKVWTKHSGQPAYRKEVKLYLPSKTLEEIEQHEDWHQELIYLQDRKREAIQRWKASKHQERQTRIQSQEEVEEAGIREKEAKSQVHQHRTEEERREAAQRLEVWKEEKRRKEEQEEEQRLAEEIQKRRRAKEERRRQLEVKLTVEEQLRLKREEEEEQGRRRRAEEQREMDERRREAVKGIKRFTERDLQKVEAKLQEKQLREKEEEERQRRITAKLKEKVDSHISRDPSRLTRPTKGWEERMKHIGPSGGGPVLQMFHRAVPTWRQGL
- the LOC116056687 gene encoding coiled-coil domain-containing protein 112 isoform X5 codes for the protein MHFVVIYCTMISCCVFLSLNTFEQGERDSSSVQQQLCTSPLVSSDSVDQRLARQKAAQFLREAEKNRRQIEKLEKERTLTAQCRKNGWTDVPGELEEYEKVLEEERNAEKTNLQKQLVKIHNGVRKFQRQLIDVKPTPELIERLKEIMSEVEISINTLKKEQRSCFEELLKEERTCRQEIAAYEKKIENVSLAVKSEPKLPTAPTVKTKPLDRDLPAEVRALEAFLLKTGGPCGGWDQYDHQAFLKVWTKHSGQPAYRKEVKLYLPSKTLEEIEQHEDWHQELIYLQDRKREAIQRWKASKHQERQTRIQSQEEVEEAGIREKEAKSQVHQHRTEEERREAAQRLEVWKEEKRRKEEQEEEQRLAEEIQKRRRAKEERRRQLEVKLTVEEQLRLKREEEEEQGRRRRAEEQREMDERRREAVKGIKRFTERDLQKVEAKLQEKQLREKEEEERQRRITAKLKEKVDSHISRDPSRLTRPTKGWEERMKHIGPSGGGPVLQMFHRAVPTWRQGL